The Euphorbia lathyris chromosome 3, ddEupLath1.1, whole genome shotgun sequence genome contains a region encoding:
- the LOC136223523 gene encoding uncharacterized protein has translation MMADDMDSIAGVGSKRRITEIADTLLQQQPELSNSVFPVDIQDDSRENDSSGVASSSKEVQEIIQDLPSPTSSKKVKGFLTEENQQILGTVGEEKAGLCDLASGSFGCEENTEDCGRKIGNSGEELQETKESALDFVSGSEQKKVEIEETVNDVKAKRGKEIVCERNDEFDGRLIEVCKGSDIEEKKDLFKMEKREAENVLEAKKKQLLAKFDADVLKDNALGFDAGILGNLKGIGESVKRSLKVEVIDDTVLIATVPLPKNGNGFVKVAERNGKKNEKQEVDGKKAKRPRRKGKKDLSCDILKKMPFVGNGFNGMIRIGEKSGNNNRKYTREEMEALRFVNIVEQKNLWRAVYAGLGDVVMREYKDLGSSRNQKNFHFNCDPSQRTGRKEDAPGILSKACSGNGETELHTTEENGVENMKPLDSDCCLGTADEDANTFVEEDYNEEDDSDEEYASIQRPAFHVEGEPDFDSGPPEDGLEYLRRVRWEATHIPKVKVAKLDKSKFNKEQSVYMPQIPEIDKCPQHLLPLKQWEDAFLADFSELRKLLSYNEDCSIDISSKMQSFSIVHEQSTSSLKLAESTILEKFNHLGTDEHSGELLDGELPDKTSDQLANAEGSNILADPQNACPSPSLVVDSSCNYPRLSAILAMDAVARVSMLRKRISLAETTSTLSKDDCVWLFALCAAVDTPLDADTSAALRSLLRKCASLRAAKSEVDDEVIMLNILATISGKYFGQSES, from the exons ATGATGGCTGATGATATGGATTCTATTGCTGGCGTTGGGTCCAAACGGAGAATAACAGAGATAGCAGACACTCTTCTGCAGCAGCAGCCGGAACTCTCTAATTCTGTCTTTCCGGTTGATATTCAAGACGATTCAAGAGAAAATGACTCATCTGGGGTTGCTTCATCTTCTAAAGAAGTCCAAGAAATCATTCAAGACCTTCCTAGTCCTACTTCTTCCAAGAAGGTTAAGGGCTTTTTGACTGAAGAGAACCAACAAATATTGGGTACTGTTGGTGAAGAAAAGGCCGGTTTATGTGATTTGGCTTCTGGGTCTTTTGGTTGTGAAGAGAATACAGAAGATTGTGGAAGAAAGATTGGGAATTCCGGCGAAGAGTTGCAAGAAACAAAAGAGTCTGCGCTCGATTTTGTCTCTGGTAGTGAACAGAAGAAGGTAGAAATCGAAGAGACTGTTAACGATGTGAAAGCAAAGAGAGGAAAAGAGATTGTTTGTGAAAGGAATGATGAATTTGACGGACGTCTAATTGAAGTTTGCAAGGGCTCTGACATTGAAGAGAAGAAGGACCTTTTCAAAATGGAGAAAAGAGAGGCTGAAAATGTTTTGGAAGCCAAAAAGAAGCAATTAttggcaaaatttgatgctgaTGTCTTGAAAGACAATGCTCTGGGGTTTGATGCAGGAATCTTGGGTAATCTCAAAGGAATTGGTGAGTCTGTTAAGCGTTCTCTGAAGGTTGAAGTAATTGACGATACAGTACTAATTGCTACTGTTCCACTCCCCAAAAATGGTAACGGTTTTGTAAAGGTTGCAGAGAGGAATGGAAAGAAGAATGAGAAACAAGAAGTTGATGGAAAGAAAGCCAAACGTCCACGAAGAAAGGGAAAAAAAGATTTGTCTTGTGACATACTAAAGAAAATGCCCTTTGTTGGTAATGGTTTCAATGGAATGATCCGAATTGGTGAAAAGAGTGGGAATAATAACAGAAAGTATACAAGGGAGGAGATGGAAGCCTTGAGGTTTGTGAACATTGTGGAACAGAAGAACTTGTGGAGAGCTGTATATGCTGGTCTTGGAGATGTTGTTATGAGGGAGTATAAAGACTTGGGAAGCTCAAGGAATCAGAAGAATTTTCACTTCAACTGTGATCCATCTCAGCGAACTGGAAGGAAGGAAGATGCCCCTGGTATTCTCA GCAAAGCATGTTCTGGAAATGGTGAGACTGAATTACATACAACAGAAGAAAATGGGGTAGAAAATATGAAACCCTTGGATTCTGATTGTTGTTTGGGTACGGCGGATGAAGATGCCAACACATTTGTGGAAGAAGACTACAATGAAGAAGATGACAGTGATGAAGAGTACGCTAGTATCCAGCGACCTGCCTTTCATGTAGAAGGAGAACCAGATTTTGATTCTGGACCTCCAGAAGATGGTTTAGAATATCTTCGGCGAGTCAG GTGGGAAGCTACTCATATTCCTAAAGTTAAAGTGGCCAAGCTTGATAAGAGTAAGTTTAACAAAGAACAGAGTGTTTATATGCCCCAGATTCCTGAAATTGACAAGTGTCCACAACATTTACTTCCGTTGAAGCAGTGGGAGGACGCATTTCTTGCTGATTTTTCGGAGCTACGGAAG CTTCTATCATACAATGAGGATTGCAGCATTGATATTTCCTCCAAAATGCAATCATTTAGTATTGTTCATGAGCAGAGTACTTCCTCCCTTAAGCTTGCTGAGAGTACAATACTTGAAAAGTTCAATCACCTTGGGACTGATGAACACTCCGGTGAACTTCTTGATGGTGAACTCCCTGATAAAACTTCTGATCAGCTTGCAAATGCCGAAGGAAGTAATATATTAGCTGATCCTCAGAATGCATGTCCTAGTCCTAGTTTGGTCGTTGATTCTTCATGCAACTATCCTAGATTATCTGCTATTTTAGCAATGGATGCTGTTGCACGAGTATCGATGCTTCGGAAACGCATAAGCTTGGCAGAAACTACAAGCACACTGTCGAAAGATGATTGTGTGTGGCTTTTTGCTTTGTGTGCAGCAGTTGATACTCCGCTAGATGCAGACACTTCTGCTGCTCTCCGGAGCCTGCTTCGCAAATGCGCTAGCTTACGAGCTGCCAAGTCTGAAGTTGATGATGAAGTTATAATGCTGAATATTCTTGCCACAATTTCAGGAAAGTATTTTGGACAGTCTGAGAGCTGA
- the LOC136222579 gene encoding extensin-2-like — MATSGGGPTSWARRWSLLAIALAVVFVSSSVSLVSGDAYPYYSPPPPPYLYKSPPPPSASPPPPYVYKSPPPPSPSPPPPHYEYKSPPPPSPSPPPPYAYKSPPPPSPSPPLPYAYKSPPPPSPSPPPPYAYKSPPPPFPSPPPPYYYKSPPPPSPSPPPPYHYKSPPSPEHSPPPPYYYKSPPPPKQSPPPPYYYKSPPPPEHSPPPPYYYKSPPPPKKSPTLTPYYYKSPPPPVHSPPPPYYYKSPPPPKKSSNPAPYYYKSPPPPVHSPPPPYYYKSPPPPKKSPSPAPYYYKSPPPPVHSPPPPYYYKSPPPPKKSPTPAPYYYKSPPPPVHSPPPPYYYKSPPPPKKSPTPAPYYYKSPPPPVHSPPPPYYYKSPPPPKKSPTPTPYYYKSPPPPIHSPLPPYYYKSPPPPSPSPPPPYYYKSPPPPSPSPPPPYYYKSPPPPAKSPPAPYYYKSPPPPEKSPTPTPYYYKSPPPPKAYPPPHHHDFVVKVIGKVYCYRCYDMKYPEKSHKKKHLKGAIVEVTCKAGEKKIKAYVKTKSNGKYSITVEGFEYRKYGGKACKAKLHMAPKKSSCSIPTNLHLGKKGLVLHVKSKTKHEVVLQAKSFAYGSKTGYKECEKPKPKPTPAPYYYKSPPPLSHSPPPTYYYKSPPPPVKSPAPTPYYYKSPPPPSSSPPPPYYYKSPPPLVKSPTPTPYYYKSPPPSSSSPLPPYYYKSPPPLSKSPTPTPYYYKSPPPPSPSSPSPYYYKSPPPPVKSPVPTPYYYKSPLPPSLSPPPPYYYKSPPPPSPPPPPSYYYKSPPPPVKSLAPTPYYYKSPPPPTASPPPPYYYKSPPPPSSSPPPPYYYHSPPPPVKSPPPPYSYKSPHPPSPSPPPPYYYHSPPPPVKSPPPPYYYQSPPPPVKSPPPPYRYNSPPPSSPSPPPPYYYHSPPPPIKSPPPPYHYQSPPPPLKSPPPPPYHYQSPPPPVKSPPPPYYYQSPPPPVKSPPPPYHYQSPPPPVKSPPPPYHYQSPPPPVKSPPPPYHYQSPPPPVKSPPPPYHYQSPPPPVKSPPPPYHYQSPPPPVKSPPPPYHYNSPPPPSPSPPPPYYYHSPPPPVKSPPPPVYIYSSPPPPTHY; from the exons ATGGCGACTTCCGGGGGCGGTCCAACCAGTTGGGCTCGTCGTTGGTCATTATTGGCGATAGCATTGGCTGTGGTTTTTGTTTCAAGTAGTGTTAGTTTAGTTTCGGGTGATGCTTATCCTTATTattctccacctcctccaccttATTTGTATAAATCTCCGCCTCCTCCTTCTGCTTCTCCTCCACCTCCTTACGTGTATAAATCGCCTCCACCACCGTCTCCGTCTCCACCGCCACCTCATTACGAGTACAAGTCACCACCACCACCTTCCCCGTCACCTCCACCGCCGTATGCGTATAAGTCACCACCGCCACCTTCTCCATCACCTCCACTACCGTATGCGTACAAGTCACCACCGCCACCTTCTCCGTCACCACCACCACCGTATGCGTACAAGTCGCCACCACCACCTTTTCCTTCGCCGCCACCACCCTATTACTATAAATCTCCTCCACCTCCTTCTCCATCACCACCTCCTCCTTACCATTACAAGTCTCCTCCATCACCGGAGCATTCTCCTCCTCCACCTTACTACTACAAGTCACCACCACCACCTAAGCAGTCTCCCCCGCCACCATATTACTATAAGTCACCACCACCACCAGAGCattctcctccaccaccataCTACTACAAATCTCCACCACCACCCAAAAAGTCTCCAACACTGACTCCATATTATTACAAGTCTCCACCACCACCAGTTCACTCACCACCACCGCCATACTACTACAAATCTCCACCACCACCGAAAAAATCATCAAACCCAGCTCCATATTACTACAAGTCTCCACCACCACCAGTGCACTCACCACCACCACCATACTACTATAAATCTCCACCACCACCAAAAAAATCACCATCACCGGCTCCATACTATTATAAGTCTCCACCACCACCAGTTCATTCACCACCGCCGCCATACTACTACAAATCTCCGCCACCACCCAAAAAATCACCAACACCAGCTCCATATTACTACAAGTCTCCACCACCGCCAGTGCACTCACCACCACCGCCATACTACTACAAATCTCCACCACCACCCAAAAAATCACCAACACCGGCTCCATACTACTATAAGTCTCCACCACCACCAGTTCATTCACCACCACCACCATACTACTATAAATCTCCACCACCACCTAAAAAATCACCAACACCAACTCCATACTACTACAAGTCTCCACCACCACCAATTCACTCACCACTACCTCCGTACTACTACAAATCACCGCCACCACCATCACCATCTCCTCCCCCTCCTTACTACTAtaagtctcctcctcctccttcaccATCTCCTCCCCCTCCATACTACTACAAGTCACCACCACCACCCGcaaaatctcctccagctcctTATTATTACAAGTCTCCACCACCTCCAGAAAAGTCTCCGACTCCGACACCGTACTATTATAAGTCTCCTCCACCACCTAAGGCTTATCCTCCCCCACATCACCATGATTTTGTAGTGAAGGTGATAGGAAAAGTTTACTGCTATAGATGTTATGATATGAAATATCCAGAGAAATCACACAAGAAGAAGCATCTAAAAG GTGCTATTGTGGAGGTAACATGTAAGGCAGGTGAAAAGAAAATCAAGGCCTATGTTAAAACTAAGAGCAATGGTAAATACAGTATTACCGTTGAAGGGTTTGAATATCGCAAATATGGTGGCAAAGCATGTAAGGCTAAACTTCATATGGCACCCAAAAAATCATCATGCAGTATTCCAACTAACCTTCACTTGGGCAAAAAGGGTCTTGTTCTTCATGTTAAATCTAAGACAAAGCATGAGGTTGTACTTCAAGCTAAGTCGTTTGCTTATGGTTCTAAGACCGGTTACAAGGAGTGTGAGAAGCCTAAACCAAAGCCGACACCTGCTCCTTACTATTACAAGTCACCACCGCCTCTATCTCACTCTCCTCCACCTACTTACTATTACAAATCTCCCCCACCACCAGTGAAATCACCAGCACCCACTCCGTACTATTACAAGTCTCCACCACCTCCATCTTCGTCTCCTCCACCTCCTTACTACTATAAGTCTCCTCCACCACTAGTGAAGTCACCAACACCGACTCCCTACTACTACAAGTCTCCACCaccttcatcttcatctcctCTACCTCCTTACTACTACAAATCTCCTCCACCACTATCGAAGTCACCAACACCGACTCCGTACTACTACAAGTCTCCACCACCTCCCTCCCCCTCTTCTCCATCTCCTTACTACTACAAGTCTCCTCCACCACCAGTGAAGTCACCAGTACCGACTCCGTACTACTATAAGTCTCCACTGCCACCTTCACTATCACCGCCACCACCTTACTATTACAAGTCTCCACCACCACCATCTCCCCCTCCTCCACCTTCTTACTATTATAAATCTCCTCCACCACCAGTGAAATCACTAGCACCGACTCCATATTATTACAAGTCTCCACCACCACCAACAGCATCCCCTCCTCCTCCATACTATTATAagtctccacctcctccatcatcATCACCCCCTCCCCCTTACTATTATCACTCACCTCCACCACCTGTAAAATCACCTCCTCCTCCATATTCCTATAAGTCACCACATCCTCCATCACCATCACCTCCGCCACCTTATTATTATCACTCACCTCCTCCACCAGTGAAATCACCTCCTCCTCCATACTACTACCAATCACCTCCACCACCAGTGAAATCGCCTCCTCCACCATACCGCTACAATTCCCCACCTCCTTCTTCACCATCTCCTCCTCCCCCATACTATTACCACTCACCTCCCCCACCTATAAAATCACCCCCTCCGCCATACCACTACCAATCACCTCCCCCACCTCTaaaatctcctcctcctcctccttacCATTACCAATCACCTCCACCACCAGTAAAATCTCCTCCTCCCCCATACTACTACCAATCACCTCCACCACCAGTAAAATCTCCCCCTCCTCCATACCACTACCAATCACCTCCCCCACCTGTAAAATCTCCTCCTCCCCCTTACCATTACCAATCACCTCCACCACCAGTAAAATCTCCTCCTCCCCCATACCACTACCAATCACCTCCACCACCAGTAAAATCTCCCCCTCCCCCATACCACTACCAGTCACCTCCACCACCGGTGAAATCTCCTCCTCCACCATACCATTACCAATCACCTCCACCGCCAGTAAAATCTCCACCTCCACCATATCATTACAACTCCCCACCTCCTCCTTCACCATCACCACCTCCCCCATACTATTATCATTCACCTCCCCCACCTGTAAAATCACCTCCCCCTCCAGTCTACATTTACAGCTCTCCACCACCCCCAACTCATTACTAG
- the LOC136223343 gene encoding vesicle transport protein GOT1-like has protein sequence MVSFEMNDRKKIGLGLTGFGIFFSFLGIVFFFDKGLLAMGNILFISGVSLTIGPKSTMQFFMKPQNFKGTISFGVGFFFVVIGWPVLGMILESYGFIVLFSGFWPTLAVFLQRIPFLGWVFQQPFVRSFMDRYRSRRVPV, from the exons ATGGTTTCCTTTGAAATGAATGATCGCAAGA AGATTGGGCTAGGATTGACTGGATTTGGCATATTTTTCTCATTCCTGGGTATTGTTTTCTTCTTTGACAAGGGATTACTTGCCATGGGAAAT ATCCTATTCATCTCCGGAGTGAGTCTAACTATTGGGCCAAAGTCTACCATGCAGTTTTTTATGAAACCCCAAAATTTTAAG GGAACTATATCATTTGGTGTTGGCTTCTTCTTCGTTGTCATAGGATGGCCAGTTCTTGGCATGATTTTGGAATCATATGGGTTCATTGTACTCTTCAG TGGCTTCTGGCCAACTTTGGCAGTCTTTCTTCAGAGGATACCATTTCTTGGCTGGGTGTTTCAACAACCATTTGTCAGATCG TTCATGGATCGTTATAGAAGCAGAAGAGTTCCTGTCTAA
- the LOC136224667 gene encoding kinetochore-associated protein KNL-2 homolog encodes MAETAGDSKNPTPASSRHPQSDRNVLIPASSLSLKSVLLHDWWLVKNQSKQISVAGFASRERLGARVFYSAPISRRIDTTTLETIDGIIVTISGFINRSQMLQNGFPFLVCNLFHLGFPYDWEECITQCNDEESAKRCVSTKKSSNSSFSSGTKANSSLPLSFDNLPATRIHDLVLHMSECSENSVYDHIMGKVASNAFQHSQEPAKFEADETTRSRKRAKADQVYNNDDATIFDAKDMETEVLTQSRGVLTRSRRITQCNDEVSAKRGVSTEKSSYSSFSSGTKANSSLPLSFDNLPATRIHDFVLHMSECSETSVCDHIMGKVANNAFQHSQEPAKFEVDKTTRSRKRARADQMYNNDDDDATVLDAKDMETEVLTQSRGVLTRSRDSSKNPGSKEENLTPKLSVNSKHLRNKPVKEIAGDSSSELSTPAADKNISAEVVRAMKSSTKQDKKLAEASDISSVRRSGRLKIQKSYLGMVD; translated from the exons ATGGCGGAGACAGCGGGCGACAGCAAAAATCCCACACCCGCTTCTTCTCGTCATCCTCAATCTGACCGGAACGTTTTAATTCCTGCCTCTTCCTTATCTCTGAAATCA GTATTATTGCACGATTGGTGGCTAGTTAAGAACCAGAGTAAGCAGATTTCTGTTGCAGGCTTTGCTTCCAGAGA GAGATTGGGAGCAAGAGTCTTTTACTCTGCGCCAATATCCAGGAGAATTGACACCACCACTCTTGAAACCATAGATGGCATCATAGTTACAATTAGTGGCTTCATAAATAGGTCCCAAATGCTTCAAAATGGTTTCCCTTTTTTG GTTTGCAATCTTTTCCATCTTGGGTTTCCATATGATTGGGAGGAGTGTATTACTCAGTGTAATGATGAAGAATCTGCTAAAAGATGTGTCTCAACCAAAAAATCCAGCAATTCTAGCTTCTCTTCAGGCACCAAAGCAAATTCTTCCCTGCCATTATCGTTCGATAATCTCCCAGCGACAAGGATACATGACCTTGTTTTGCATATGTCTGAATGTTCTGAGAACTCTGTTTATGACCATATCATGGGGAAAGTTGCGAGCAATGCGTTTCAACATTCTCAAGAGCCAGCCAAATTCGAAGCGGATGAAACCACAAGGAGTCGTAAAAGGGCGAAGGCTGATCAGGTGTACAACAATGACGATGCCACCATCTTCGACGCAAAAGATATGGAAACAGAAGTACTCACCCAAAGTAGAGGTGTTCTAACTCGAAGTAGGCGTATTACTCAATGCAATGATGAAGTTTCTGCTAAAAGAGGTGTCTCAACTGAAAAATCCAGCTATTCTAGCTTCTCTTCAGGCACCAAAGCAAATTCGTCCTTGCCATTATCGTTCGATAATCTCCCAGCAACAAGGATACATGACTTTGTTTTGCATATGTCTGAATGTTCTGAGACCTCTGTTTGTGACCATATCATGGGGAAAGTTGCGAACAATGCATTTCAACATTCTCAAGAGCCAGCCAAATTCGAAGTGGATAAAACCACGAGGAGTCGTAAAAGGGCGAGGGCTGATCAGATGTACaacaatgatgatgatgatgccaCCGTCTTGGATGCAAAAGATATGGAAACAGAAGTACTCACCCAAAGTAGGGGTGTTCTAACTCGAAGTAGGGATAGCTCAAAGAATCCTGGAAGCAAGGAAGAAAATCTTACACCGAAGCTTTCAGTCAACTCCAAACATTTGAGAAACAAACCAGTAAAAGAAATAGCAGGTGATTCTAGTTCTGAGCTATCAACACCAGCAGCCGATAAAAACATTTCTGCAGAAGTTGTTCGTGCAATGAAATCCTCTACTAAACAGGATAAAAAGCTTGCAGAAGCTTCAGATATATCTTCAGTCAGAAGGTCTGGTAGGCTTAAGATTCAAAAGAGTTACCTTGGAATGGTTGATTGA